A region of Selenihalanaerobacter shriftii DNA encodes the following proteins:
- a CDS encoding DUF362 domain-containing protein, with amino-acid sequence MAYTITDECISCGVCEDECPVEAISEGDDKFDIDADECIDCGVCADACPVEAIEE; translated from the coding sequence ATGGCTTATACTATTACTGATGAATGTATATCTTGTGGGGTATGTGAAGATGAATGTCCAGTTGAAGCAATTAGCGAAGGTGATGATAAGTTCGATATTGACGCTGATGAATGTATTGACTGTGGGGTTTGTGCTGACGCTTGTCCTGTAGAAGCAATCGAAGAATAA